In a single window of the Microbacterium sp. SL75 genome:
- a CDS encoding beta-L-arabinofuranosidase domain-containing protein, whose product MSRIRKSVALGAVALMVASGAVALTTPLVASADTGLDGSKILDLPFDDSIADSGPRGNPTSMIRGAAEYTAGIDGRALKLSGDDALGLGTSPSLQPENLTASFWFKPDGSMGDAEQVFTWNKREWFTDGWYLTSEGPNTPLALSVGPGNNQPYKVAVTGTRDAFFPSDAWTHVVVTYDKTTKAVSFYRNGEKQTSTVVVPVGPNASGVLGTTDVEKSIGFNGVVHNGAYSQGALDDYTLYDAVATTSDVVALQRQNDPTFDPSTIAQKGLDSVSVPTTATADFGVPTSTANGSELSWTSSNADVIAVQAGQAAVVRPQGADSSVTLTASATYGGSTARTKTFTVTVPAEGSTASLYVDDTDLNEVFVADPYLQNSHTKMVDWLLTLDPKRFLYSFDQLSGIPTTAQPYGGWERTTGARFQGHFFGHFLSALSQAYATETDAARKAQLLEKLTTAVDGLKAAQDAYAQNDPDNAGYVSPFPVSYLPGGRDGLIVPFYNLHKVLAGLLKAHQYAPEAVGDEALTVAEKFGTWLNTWGSRQANPGELLNTEYGGMNEALYDLYSISMDENHKKAAQYFDETTLFRQLAAGQDVLAGKHANTTIPKLIGALKRYTVLTDDPTLYARLSEAEKADLGMYRQAADNFWAMVVEDHSYVGGGNSYSEHFQQPGTLYDFATNGNTSGYGENSTVEGCNEYNMLKLTRALFRVAPDVKYADYYENTYINTILASQNPETGMMTYFQPQTAGYAKVFGKKEDEFWCDHGTATESFTKLGDSIYFRKGTSVWVNMFRSSELDSPEQNLKLTQTADVPNTDVVEFSVASLDGTALASGTTLRLRVPDWSPNPTLTVNGNTVDVARENGYLVVPVSAGDMLVYTLPASVTVDSDAGNPNWVAFRYGPIVLSTALSSTNVDASYEAGILVQMSVADKSVSNNVLVSNVDDFKKNIAANLVRLENGLDNNDRSVMRFGLKNVDSAAAALTFEPYYSMYNVRYGLYMNLIEPDSAAAQAMIRKEKEQLRIDETTVDSLVSFDNNNSEAGKSYKTNLSQVGVWRGMGYRDAQANPAAFFQYDLQIDPSTPKNYLGVRYYGGDDGRTFDVYVNDQKLKSERITNAAGADQWYVQYDEIPASFLSDTEAKDRYKKDANGGYVLDAEGKKIPVVTVRFQSNGSSFVGGVYGVFTATQTAFATASALTDLSFDGGTLSPAFDGTTTAYTLSVPKGRAEVTFDADPAVPSGLVFANGILIDDTKVRTVALGEGTPTLTLEAYAQDHRTKTTYTVAVVRTDAPSPEPTGTASPEPTETAGPQPTATAGPGPSGTASPTAGGTGSPTAGTATPRTATSSVNAVERGGVVRVSVSGLAPGEQVTAELRSDPIRITGIPVADANGRVSFDVRIPPSLPTGQHHIVVWAADGSEIARLPVTVSAKGTLAATGAQAPFGVALLGAMLLVAGAAGWAMRRPRTRAS is encoded by the coding sequence ATGTCCCGTATCCGAAAATCGGTCGCGCTCGGTGCCGTGGCCCTCATGGTCGCGAGCGGGGCGGTGGCGCTCACGACGCCGCTCGTCGCTTCGGCGGACACCGGGCTCGACGGCTCGAAGATCCTCGACCTCCCCTTCGACGACTCGATCGCCGACAGCGGCCCCCGCGGGAACCCCACCTCCATGATCCGAGGGGCGGCCGAGTACACCGCGGGAATCGATGGTCGGGCGCTGAAGCTCTCGGGAGATGACGCGCTGGGCCTGGGAACGTCCCCCTCCCTGCAGCCCGAGAACCTCACCGCCTCCTTCTGGTTCAAACCCGACGGGAGCATGGGCGATGCCGAACAGGTGTTCACCTGGAACAAGCGCGAGTGGTTCACCGACGGGTGGTACCTGACCTCTGAAGGACCCAATACCCCGCTCGCGCTCTCCGTGGGGCCCGGGAACAACCAGCCCTACAAGGTCGCGGTGACCGGCACGCGGGATGCGTTCTTCCCGAGCGACGCCTGGACGCACGTCGTCGTCACCTACGACAAGACCACCAAGGCGGTGTCGTTCTACCGCAACGGCGAGAAGCAGACCTCGACGGTCGTCGTCCCGGTGGGCCCGAACGCCTCGGGCGTGCTCGGCACCACGGATGTCGAGAAGTCGATCGGCTTCAACGGAGTCGTCCACAACGGCGCGTACAGCCAGGGCGCCCTCGACGACTACACGCTCTACGACGCCGTCGCCACCACGTCGGACGTCGTCGCCCTCCAGCGGCAGAACGACCCCACCTTCGACCCCTCGACCATCGCGCAGAAGGGCCTCGACTCCGTGTCGGTCCCCACGACCGCGACCGCAGACTTCGGTGTGCCGACCTCGACGGCGAACGGATCCGAGCTGTCGTGGACCTCGTCGAACGCCGACGTCATCGCCGTCCAGGCCGGACAGGCCGCGGTCGTCCGCCCGCAGGGGGCGGATTCTTCCGTCACCTTGACGGCCAGCGCCACCTACGGCGGCAGCACCGCCCGGACGAAGACGTTCACGGTCACGGTGCCGGCGGAGGGATCGACCGCCTCGCTGTACGTCGACGACACCGATCTCAACGAGGTCTTCGTCGCAGACCCCTACCTGCAGAACAGCCACACGAAGATGGTCGATTGGCTGCTGACCCTCGATCCGAAGCGCTTCCTCTACTCCTTCGACCAGCTCTCGGGCATTCCGACCACGGCCCAGCCCTACGGCGGATGGGAGCGCACCACCGGCGCGCGCTTCCAGGGGCACTTCTTCGGCCACTTCCTCTCCGCGCTGTCGCAGGCGTACGCCACGGAGACGGATGCCGCACGCAAGGCGCAGCTGCTCGAGAAGCTCACGACGGCGGTCGACGGGCTCAAAGCGGCACAGGACGCCTACGCGCAGAACGACCCCGACAACGCCGGCTACGTCTCACCGTTCCCGGTGTCGTACCTGCCCGGCGGTCGCGACGGCTTGATCGTGCCGTTCTACAACCTGCACAAGGTGCTGGCCGGGCTCCTCAAGGCGCACCAATACGCGCCCGAGGCGGTCGGAGACGAGGCGCTCACCGTGGCCGAGAAGTTCGGAACCTGGCTGAACACCTGGGGATCGCGTCAGGCCAACCCCGGTGAACTGCTCAACACCGAGTACGGCGGAATGAACGAAGCCCTGTACGACCTCTACAGCATCTCGATGGATGAGAACCACAAGAAGGCCGCCCAGTACTTCGACGAGACGACGCTGTTCCGCCAGCTCGCGGCGGGTCAGGACGTCCTCGCCGGCAAGCACGCGAACACGACGATCCCGAAGCTGATCGGCGCGCTGAAGCGGTACACGGTTCTCACCGACGACCCGACGCTGTACGCCCGACTCAGCGAGGCCGAGAAGGCCGACCTCGGGATGTACCGACAGGCGGCGGACAACTTCTGGGCGATGGTGGTCGAGGACCATTCCTACGTGGGCGGCGGCAACAGCTACTCCGAGCACTTCCAACAGCCCGGTACCCTGTACGACTTCGCCACGAACGGCAACACCAGCGGCTACGGCGAGAACTCCACGGTCGAGGGGTGCAACGAGTACAACATGCTCAAGCTCACGCGAGCGCTGTTCCGCGTCGCCCCCGACGTGAAGTACGCCGACTACTACGAGAACACGTACATCAACACGATCCTCGCGTCGCAGAACCCCGAGACGGGAATGATGACGTACTTCCAGCCCCAGACCGCGGGCTATGCCAAGGTCTTCGGCAAGAAGGAGGACGAGTTCTGGTGCGATCACGGCACCGCCACCGAGAGCTTCACGAAGCTCGGCGACTCGATCTACTTCCGCAAGGGCACCTCGGTGTGGGTCAACATGTTCCGCTCGTCGGAGCTCGACTCCCCCGAGCAGAACCTGAAGCTGACGCAGACGGCGGACGTCCCCAACACCGACGTGGTGGAGTTCTCCGTCGCGTCGCTCGACGGCACCGCGTTGGCCAGCGGGACCACCCTGCGTCTGCGCGTGCCGGACTGGTCGCCGAACCCCACGCTGACGGTGAACGGCAACACCGTCGACGTCGCCCGAGAGAACGGGTACCTCGTGGTTCCGGTATCCGCCGGCGACATGCTCGTGTACACCCTCCCCGCCTCCGTCACGGTCGACTCCGACGCCGGCAACCCGAACTGGGTGGCCTTCCGGTACGGCCCGATCGTGCTCTCGACGGCGCTCAGTTCGACGAACGTCGACGCCTCGTACGAGGCCGGCATCCTGGTGCAGATGAGCGTGGCCGACAAGTCGGTGAGCAACAACGTGCTGGTGTCGAACGTCGATGACTTCAAGAAGAACATCGCCGCCAACCTGGTGCGTCTGGAGAACGGTCTCGACAACAACGATCGGTCGGTGATGCGGTTCGGCCTGAAGAACGTCGACAGCGCCGCAGCCGCCCTGACATTCGAGCCGTATTACAGCATGTACAACGTCCGTTACGGCCTGTACATGAACCTCATCGAGCCCGACTCCGCCGCCGCTCAGGCGATGATCCGCAAAGAGAAGGAGCAGCTGCGCATCGACGAGACCACGGTCGACTCGCTGGTCTCGTTCGACAACAACAACAGCGAGGCGGGAAAGAGCTACAAGACCAACCTCTCGCAGGTCGGCGTGTGGCGGGGCATGGGCTATCGCGACGCGCAGGCGAACCCCGCGGCGTTCTTCCAGTACGACCTGCAGATCGACCCCTCGACGCCGAAGAACTACCTCGGCGTGCGCTATTACGGCGGCGACGACGGACGCACCTTCGACGTCTACGTGAACGATCAGAAGCTCAAGAGCGAGCGGATCACGAACGCCGCAGGAGCGGACCAGTGGTACGTGCAATACGACGAGATCCCCGCGTCGTTCCTGTCCGACACCGAGGCGAAGGACCGGTACAAGAAGGATGCCAACGGGGGCTACGTGCTGGATGCCGAGGGAAAGAAGATCCCCGTCGTCACGGTGCGGTTCCAGAGCAACGGATCGAGCTTCGTCGGTGGCGTGTACGGCGTGTTCACGGCGACGCAGACCGCCTTCGCGACGGCGTCGGCGCTGACGGATCTGTCGTTCGACGGGGGAACGCTCTCGCCCGCCTTCGACGGGACCACGACCGCATACACGCTGAGTGTGCCGAAGGGTCGCGCGGAGGTGACGTTCGACGCCGACCCGGCCGTTCCGAGCGGGCTGGTCTTCGCGAACGGCATCCTCATCGACGACACGAAGGTGCGCACGGTGGCCCTCGGCGAGGGCACCCCGACGCTCACCCTCGAGGCCTACGCGCAGGATCACCGGACGAAGACGACCTACACGGTCGCCGTCGTCCGCACCGATGCGCCGAGCCCGGAGCCCACGGGAACCGCGAGCCCGGAACCCACCGAGACCGCCGGCCCGCAGCCGACCGCAACGGCGGGCCCCGGCCCGTCGGGCACCGCCTCGCCCACCGCGGGCGGTACCGGCTCGCCGACGGCGGGCACCGCGACGCCGCGCACGGCCACGTCGTCGGTCAACGCGGTCGAGCGTGGTGGCGTCGTGCGCGTGAGCGTGAGCGGTCTCGCCCCCGGCGAGCAGGTCACGGCCGAGCTGCGCAGCGATCCGATCCGCATCACGGGGATCCCCGTCGCGGACGCGAACGGACGCGTGAGCTTCGACGTGCGCATCCCCCCGTCGCTCCCGACGGGCCAGCACCACATCGTGGTGTGGGCCGCCGACGGGTCGGAGATCGCGCGGCTGCCCGTCACGGTCTCCGCGAAGGGCACCCTCGCCGCGACCGGGGCTCAGGCTCCGTTCGGTGTCGCCCTGCTCGGAGCGATGTTGCTGGTCGCCGGAGCGGCCGGCTGGGCGATGCGTCGCCCGCGCACCCGCGCGAGCTGA
- a CDS encoding TIGR03943 family putative permease subunit, which produces MSEFLSRWTGLILCGIGVLCTLALAARGDLTLYIHPRYVVFTVVLTLVGAALLALAVWFSLARRAPEHDDHGHDHAPRRGLLATAVSGTLVVVTALALLVAPPAVLSAERALTSTAATSGGGDVAAPSLVGSDPTRFSLRDWATILGAGSTASDLVGQQADVTGFVLLDAATDTARIGRYAVTCCTVDAQLFAVRIERSALPAGVETGAWVRVAGTFTDDDGATVLRPDTIEEVPEPDDPYLS; this is translated from the coding sequence TTGTCTGAGTTCCTCTCCCGCTGGACCGGGCTCATTCTGTGCGGCATCGGCGTGCTCTGCACCCTCGCCCTCGCCGCCCGGGGCGACCTGACGCTGTACATCCACCCGCGGTACGTGGTCTTCACCGTCGTCCTCACGCTGGTGGGAGCGGCCCTGCTCGCTCTGGCCGTGTGGTTCTCGCTCGCGCGGCGAGCGCCGGAGCACGACGATCACGGCCATGACCACGCGCCTCGCCGCGGTCTTCTCGCCACCGCCGTGAGCGGGACCCTCGTCGTCGTCACTGCCCTCGCCCTGCTCGTCGCGCCGCCAGCCGTGCTGAGTGCCGAGCGCGCACTCACGAGCACCGCCGCCACCAGCGGCGGAGGCGATGTCGCGGCACCCTCACTGGTGGGAAGCGATCCCACGAGGTTCTCGCTGCGAGACTGGGCCACCATACTCGGCGCCGGGTCCACGGCATCCGATCTCGTGGGGCAGCAGGCCGACGTGACCGGCTTCGTCCTTCTCGACGCCGCAACCGACACCGCGCGGATCGGCCGCTACGCGGTCACCTGCTGCACGGTCGACGCCCAGCTCTTCGCGGTCCGCATCGAGCGCTCCGCCCTGCCCGCGGGCGTCGAGACCGGCGCCTGGGTCCGTGTCGCGGGAACCTTCACCGACGACGACGGCGCGACCGTGCTCCGTCCCGACACGATCGAGGAGGTGCCCGAACCCGATGATCCCTACCTCTCGTGA
- a CDS encoding family 43 glycosylhydrolase, producing MRSRRPAALALAVALVGTGLVTGIAPAQAEAPAAALAYDFDALPTGPIAAGAQIPDAAGAHAGTVRGAGANIVTGPRGGSDRALALPGGSSTSGAAFVEIAPGLTDTTTGDVTISAWMRWSGGQECSWAYSLGSSNERYLFATPRCGGNLIGAVKSGTEQRATGNGPAASSRWSHIAVSLQSGQRVTTYVDGEAVASTATTATGAATVGSSLFSGLIGKSLYPGDPFFAGAIDDVRVDRRALGTEQIREIAAPAAEAIARADATAVELGDTSDVVSDLALPRVGSGGSTLSWASSDPDVVSPDGRVTRPAPGLPDATVTLTPTAAFAGATAIGAPVQATVRADSAADLSARLSASLVVPPVVASGTSLPSVAGVDLRWSGAAVSNGALVNPGSGDRTSQVTAAATWGTTTFSKTFTVTVLDPATAQSLVAYTRTPTNDHDANQDTVARSIHLAVGTSADTAQPLQNNYGVVFARGEHVGLDNVEQRGIGSPSPFFFADGRLGFLATRVEMSGARDATAQSGALVFRAEDDRGSQFAELGTIDLGTTDGVVSPRAVWDSAQQRYLVSWTDASGTARYTTVTDLARTEQVADPFNPEDDGTRSRVVSAGNRGDVVVGSPIGVADPGWGSFAERVANAEPGGILPVSGTIATALAERYDRVVNTAVTVAPATIAAGAGEDLDRTRADLSYSDGSTATLPVDWNTDEVAAARAATSGTVTVTGTVRQKDYSVPFAANRADPTIYRYERAGKTQYLFIATDDTNNNNIASAHLPIRVSDTFDGLSDAAGGAQREVDLLNRWTRRDTTTDGRTIAGCYWAPEIHEIGGKLSILFSPCFNSGDAQANDGADWRTVQSHIMQLRDGGDPADPADWSKPAAVLEADGTALGREGYSNISLDMTYFEANGQAYYTWSQRFTSPGFGDPLTWIAKVDPADPTRIVGEAKPVISPSLSWELRLAEGSFAMERDGRIYLIYSSDGVSPRYVVGGVWADLDSDLMDIDSWHKYNTPLMKSVPMPEGVWDYLTYPQGPGHGAVTTDDDGNELYVFHTWGDGVAGNGRDTRIGRVHWAAGDRPVLDMSKDEQVLPALRTVTMTVTVVPAGGPSPSPEPTAQPSPGASGPVATASATRVAQGQSFDVTVTGLNPGEQISAVLRSTPLPIAGIPVADASGRVAFRVVVPADFATGAHTLEIARADGGVFSRLGVEVVAAGSLAKTGADVALAAGLLGAGALLAGVAVRALRRRRLS from the coding sequence ATGCGTTCACGTCGTCCTGCCGCCCTCGCCCTCGCCGTCGCCCTGGTCGGGACCGGACTGGTCACCGGCATCGCTCCGGCCCAGGCGGAGGCTCCCGCCGCCGCGCTCGCCTACGACTTCGACGCCCTTCCCACCGGGCCCATCGCCGCGGGAGCGCAGATCCCGGATGCCGCGGGTGCCCACGCCGGAACGGTGCGCGGTGCCGGCGCGAACATCGTCACCGGCCCGCGTGGCGGCTCCGACCGTGCGCTGGCGCTGCCGGGCGGTTCGTCGACGTCCGGGGCGGCTTTCGTGGAGATCGCTCCAGGCCTGACGGATACGACGACGGGCGACGTCACGATCTCAGCGTGGATGCGGTGGTCGGGCGGGCAGGAGTGCTCGTGGGCCTACAGCCTCGGCAGCTCGAACGAGCGATACCTGTTCGCCACCCCGCGCTGCGGAGGAAACCTGATCGGAGCCGTCAAGTCCGGCACCGAGCAGCGGGCGACCGGTAACGGCCCCGCCGCATCGAGCCGGTGGAGCCACATCGCGGTCTCCCTGCAGTCGGGACAGCGCGTCACCACCTACGTCGACGGCGAAGCCGTGGCCTCCACCGCGACGACGGCGACCGGTGCCGCGACCGTGGGATCGTCGCTGTTCTCGGGGCTAATCGGCAAGTCGCTCTACCCCGGAGACCCTTTCTTCGCGGGGGCGATCGACGACGTCCGCGTGGATCGCCGAGCGCTCGGCACCGAACAGATCCGCGAGATCGCGGCCCCCGCGGCAGAAGCGATCGCGCGAGCCGACGCAACCGCCGTCGAGCTCGGCGACACCTCCGACGTCGTCTCGGATCTCGCGCTTCCCCGCGTCGGCAGCGGTGGTTCGACCCTGTCCTGGGCGTCGAGCGACCCCGACGTCGTCTCACCCGACGGCCGGGTGACGCGGCCCGCGCCGGGTTTGCCGGACGCTACCGTCACGCTGACGCCGACCGCCGCCTTCGCCGGGGCGACAGCGATCGGCGCACCCGTGCAGGCGACCGTGCGAGCGGATTCCGCAGCCGACCTCTCGGCGCGGTTGAGCGCCTCGCTCGTCGTGCCGCCGGTCGTGGCATCCGGGACCTCCCTCCCGAGCGTCGCGGGCGTGGACCTGCGCTGGAGCGGCGCGGCCGTCTCGAACGGGGCGCTCGTGAACCCGGGCTCCGGCGACCGAACCTCGCAAGTCACCGCGGCCGCGACCTGGGGCACGACCACCTTCTCGAAGACCTTCACGGTGACCGTGCTCGATCCCGCCACGGCGCAGAGCCTCGTCGCGTACACGCGCACACCCACCAATGACCACGACGCGAATCAGGACACCGTCGCGCGAAGCATCCACCTCGCGGTCGGCACGTCGGCCGACACCGCGCAGCCCCTGCAGAACAACTACGGTGTGGTCTTCGCGCGCGGCGAGCACGTCGGTCTCGACAACGTCGAGCAACGCGGCATCGGCTCCCCCTCGCCATTCTTCTTCGCCGACGGCCGACTCGGCTTCCTCGCCACCCGCGTCGAGATGTCGGGAGCACGGGATGCCACGGCCCAGAGCGGAGCGCTCGTGTTCCGCGCCGAGGATGATCGGGGTTCGCAGTTCGCCGAGCTCGGCACCATCGACCTCGGAACGACCGACGGGGTCGTCTCTCCGCGCGCCGTGTGGGACTCGGCCCAGCAGCGCTACCTCGTGTCGTGGACCGACGCCTCGGGCACCGCCCGATACACGACCGTGACCGACCTCGCCCGGACTGAGCAGGTTGCCGACCCCTTCAACCCCGAGGACGACGGCACACGCAGCCGCGTCGTCTCCGCCGGAAACCGCGGCGACGTCGTCGTCGGCTCCCCCATCGGCGTCGCGGACCCCGGCTGGGGCTCGTTCGCCGAACGCGTCGCCAACGCGGAGCCCGGCGGCATCCTGCCCGTCAGCGGGACGATCGCGACCGCTCTCGCCGAACGCTACGACCGCGTCGTCAACACGGCGGTGACGGTCGCCCCCGCCACGATCGCGGCGGGCGCCGGCGAAGACCTCGACCGCACGCGCGCCGACCTCTCGTACAGCGACGGGTCGACCGCGACCCTCCCCGTCGACTGGAACACGGACGAGGTCGCGGCGGCCCGGGCGGCCACCTCGGGCACCGTCACCGTCACGGGCACCGTCCGGCAGAAGGACTACAGCGTTCCCTTCGCGGCCAACCGCGCCGACCCGACCATCTACCGTTACGAGCGCGCGGGCAAGACGCAGTATCTGTTCATCGCGACCGACGACACGAACAACAACAACATCGCCTCGGCCCACCTGCCCATCCGCGTCTCCGACACCTTCGACGGACTCTCCGATGCCGCCGGCGGAGCCCAGCGCGAGGTCGACCTGTTGAACCGTTGGACACGGCGCGACACCACCACCGACGGTCGAACGATCGCCGGGTGCTACTGGGCACCCGAGATCCACGAGATCGGCGGGAAGCTGTCGATCCTGTTCTCGCCGTGCTTCAACTCGGGCGACGCGCAGGCCAACGATGGCGCCGACTGGCGCACCGTGCAGTCGCACATCATGCAGCTCCGCGACGGCGGCGACCCCGCCGACCCCGCGGACTGGTCGAAGCCTGCCGCGGTCCTGGAAGCCGACGGGACGGCCCTGGGCCGCGAGGGTTACAGCAACATCAGCCTCGACATGACCTACTTCGAGGCGAACGGGCAGGCGTACTACACGTGGTCGCAGCGTTTCACCTCCCCCGGCTTCGGCGACCCGCTCACGTGGATCGCGAAGGTCGACCCCGCCGACCCCACCCGGATCGTCGGCGAGGCGAAGCCCGTGATCTCGCCGTCGCTCTCGTGGGAGCTGCGCCTGGCCGAGGGGTCGTTCGCGATGGAACGCGACGGCAGGATCTACCTGATCTACTCCAGCGACGGCGTGAGCCCTCGCTACGTCGTCGGCGGCGTCTGGGCCGATCTCGACAGCGATCTCATGGACATCGACAGCTGGCACAAGTACAACACCCCGTTGATGAAGAGCGTGCCGATGCCCGAGGGGGTGTGGGACTACCTCACCTACCCCCAGGGCCCCGGCCACGGAGCGGTCACCACCGACGACGACGGGAACGAGCTCTACGTCTTCCACACCTGGGGTGACGGCGTGGCCGGCAACGGCCGCGACACCCGCATCGGACGCGTCCACTGGGCCGCCGGTGATCGACCCGTGCTCGACATGAGCAAGGACGAGCAGGTGCTGCCGGCCCTGCGCACGGTGACGATGACCGTCACGGTCGTGCCCGCGGGCGGCCCCTCGCCCTCCCCGGAGCCCACCGCACAGCCCTCCCCCGGCGCTTCCGGCCCGGTCGCCACCGCGAGCGCGACGCGCGTCGCGCAGGGCCAGTCGTTCGACGTGACCGTGACGGGGCTGAACCCCGGCGAGCAGATCTCCGCCGTCCTGCGCAGCACTCCGCTGCCGATCGCCGGCATTCCGGTGGCCGATGCCTCCGGTCGCGTGGCCTTCCGCGTCGTCGTCCCCGCCGACTTCGCCACGGGCGCACACACCCTCGAGATCGCACGCGCCGACGGAGGCGTCTTCAGTCGCCTCGGCGTCGAGGTCGTCGCCGCCGGGTCGCTTGCGAAGACCGGCGCCGACGTGGCGCTCGCGGCGGGTCTGCTGGGCGCGGGAGCACTTCTGGCCGGGGTCGCGGTGCGGGCGCTGCGCCGCCGACGGCTGTCATGA
- a CDS encoding LysR family transcriptional regulator: MAKRASGITLQQMQYFIEVAAEGSISAAADLLYVAQPTMSAAMRDLETRVGRDLLTRSARGVTLTVDGVEFLGYARQVVEQAELLEQRYLGRPPSRRLLGVSAQHYSFVVDAFVRMVKATDAAEYEFSLRETRTFDIIEDVRTLRSELGILFRNDFNRNVLDKLLRDSGLAFHPLFRAEPHIFVSRRNPLAGRERATLDDLADLPRLTFDQGANNSFYFAEEILSTLSSRQEIRVSDRATIFNLMIGLDGYTISTGIISDDLDPEIVAVPLDVDERIEIGWIGRTAIPLTEQAQRYLGEVRDVVAGFGVELLD; this comes from the coding sequence ATGGCAAAGCGCGCGAGTGGCATCACGCTGCAGCAGATGCAGTACTTCATCGAGGTGGCGGCGGAAGGATCCATCAGCGCCGCGGCCGACCTGCTCTACGTCGCTCAGCCCACCATGTCGGCCGCGATGCGCGATCTCGAGACGCGGGTGGGCCGGGACCTGTTGACCCGCTCTGCGCGCGGCGTCACCCTGACCGTCGACGGGGTCGAGTTCCTCGGCTACGCCCGGCAGGTGGTGGAGCAGGCCGAGCTGCTCGAGCAGCGCTACCTCGGTCGACCGCCCTCACGTCGCCTGCTGGGCGTCTCGGCCCAGCACTACTCGTTCGTCGTCGACGCGTTCGTGCGGATGGTGAAGGCGACGGATGCCGCGGAGTACGAGTTCTCGCTGCGCGAGACCCGCACCTTCGACATCATCGAAGACGTCCGGACGCTGCGCAGCGAGCTCGGCATCCTGTTCCGCAACGACTTCAACCGGAACGTCCTCGACAAGCTGCTGCGGGACTCGGGGCTCGCCTTCCACCCGCTCTTCCGCGCCGAGCCGCACATCTTCGTCTCTCGACGCAATCCGCTCGCCGGTCGCGAGCGCGCGACTCTGGACGACCTGGCGGACCTCCCGCGTCTCACCTTCGACCAGGGCGCGAACAACTCGTTCTACTTCGCCGAGGAGATCCTCTCGACCCTCTCCAGCAGGCAGGAGATCCGGGTCTCGGACCGCGCGACGATCTTCAACCTCATGATCGGTCTCGACGGATACACGATCTCCACCGGCATCATCAGCGACGACCTCGACCCCGAGATCGTCGCGGTCCCCCTCGACGTCGACGAGCGGATCGAGATCGGCTGGATCGGGCGGACCGCCATCCCCCTCACCGAACAGGCGCAGCGGTACCTGGGCGAGGTGCGCGATGTCGTGGCGGGGTTCGGGGTGGAACTGCTGGATTGA
- a CDS encoding permease: MSRAPSGQLSNRTSPAVSAPAEPGRRPFGRPLLVIAAVVVAAAAVRLVTIGADTPLPSALSDGITLAASVVIESLPFVFLGVVISIAVQLWVPTRIMDAVIPRRGVARRAVLSLLGLVLPVCECGNVPLARGLMLRGFSVADSVTFLLAAPIVNPVTLITTYQAFGWDDGILVSRLLGGFIIANLVGWVVSLHPEPERLLAPAWAATCAATPSARRRASLARAAGMFRDEVSAMLPALFFGAAIAGIIQVAMSRETLTGIGGHPVVGILALMVLAFVIAICSNVDAFFALSLASSFSPGALVAFLVFGPMIDVKMLAMLSTTFRVRALAGLTLLVALGAVTIGLAVNLVV, encoded by the coding sequence ATGAGCAGAGCCCCCTCGGGGCAGCTGAGCAACCGCACGTCCCCGGCTGTCTCCGCCCCGGCCGAGCCGGGGCGGAGGCCCTTCGGACGCCCCCTGCTCGTCATCGCGGCGGTGGTGGTCGCCGCCGCGGCCGTGCGACTCGTCACCATCGGCGCCGACACTCCCCTGCCCAGCGCGCTGTCGGATGGAATCACCCTCGCCGCGAGCGTCGTGATCGAGTCCCTGCCGTTCGTCTTCCTGGGCGTGGTGATCTCGATCGCGGTGCAGCTGTGGGTGCCGACGAGAATCATGGATGCCGTGATCCCCCGCCGGGGTGTAGCCCGCCGCGCCGTGCTGTCGCTGCTGGGACTGGTGCTCCCCGTCTGCGAGTGCGGCAACGTGCCCCTGGCGCGCGGGCTGATGCTGCGGGGGTTCTCGGTCGCCGACTCGGTGACGTTCCTGCTGGCCGCTCCGATCGTGAACCCGGTGACCCTCATCACGACCTATCAGGCGTTCGGATGGGACGACGGCATCCTGGTGTCGCGGCTGCTGGGCGGGTTCATCATTGCGAACCTCGTCGGGTGGGTGGTGAGCCTGCACCCGGAACCGGAGCGCCTTCTCGCCCCCGCGTGGGCGGCGACCTGCGCCGCCACGCCCTCCGCCCGCCGACGGGCCTCTCTTGCGCGAGCGGCCGGGATGTTCCGCGACGAGGTCTCGGCGATGCTGCCGGCGCTCTTCTTCGGCGCGGCGATCGCGGGGATCATTCAGGTCGCGATGTCTCGCGAGACGCTCACCGGGATCGGCGGGCACCCCGTGGTCGGCATCCTGGCGCTGATGGTGCTCGCCTTCGTGATCGCGATCTGCTCCAACGTCGATGCGTTCTTCGCCCTCTCGCTGGCGTCGTCCTTCTCGCCGGGAGCGCTCGTCGCCTTCCTCGTGTTCGGGCCGATGATCGACGTGAAGATGCTCGCGATGCTGTCCACGACCTTCCGCGTGCGCGCACTGGCGGGGCTCACCCTTCTCGTCGCCCTCGGTGCCGTGACGATCGGCCTGGCGGTGAACCTCGTTGTCTGA